One Aptenodytes patagonicus chromosome 7, bAptPat1.pri.cur, whole genome shotgun sequence genomic window, AAAGCATGCGTATTAGGTACTTGTGAAGGAGAACGAAGCTGGCTAATGCGCCCCGAACTGCGCGTGCATAGCTGCTGTCGTGCCCTCCTGCGCTGCAGGCGGCACAGCGCTCGTCTCTGCAGACCGATGTGCATCACAACGTGACTGCTGATTTGCTGTGATAAAGCTTCGCCCAGGATATTACGTTTTGGCAGTAGTTTGAATTTGAAAAATTATGTACGTGTGAATAGCAAAACGAAGCTGTAAAATAGGAAAGCACAAAACATCTTTTTGCCTATAAACCATTATGTGGAGCGCATTTCCTACTGATATTTCTCTGTTGCCTGAGCAGAAATATCTCGATGCTCTCTCTTCTGTTACAAAGGTCACGTATAAAGCGTGGAATCTGTTAACAGTACACTTAATTTAatagaagcaataaaaaaactACTGATCTGagcatttaattttataaatttttcttcttggttCATGAATATCATGTGAAGACAGCAAGGCACGTACTGCTGGTTGCTGTTTTCACTTTCTCTGCAGTCTTGTTCTTATTAGTGTTggtttttaataatattttttaaacaatagctTACCTCCAAAATAGATTAAACACCACACGTTTTGCTTTGAGTAGTCGAAACTTCTAACtcgtatttttcttttccagcttgtACTTCCAGAGTACCTCATCCATGCATTCTTCTGTGTTATGTTTCTCTGTGCAGCAGAGTGGCTTACACTGGGTCTCAATATGCCTTTGTTGGCTTATCATATTTGGAGGTAATATCGACGAGTCTGGTATCTCCGTACTCACGTTAATTGTTAACTCGTTCTCCCGTTGCAGTGCTTCCTGTTAAGTGTTCTGTGTCTTTGGCAAATGAAGGTGTTTTCTGATACGACGCTGAGGaagttttttatttgttgttctcCTGTGCTATGCAAGAATCGagttatgtgtgtgtatgtgtatgttaAAGGTAGCTGACATGTGGAAGGTGTACTAGTACTGCAGATTCACAGTGTGGATTGCCAGTAGAAGTGGCAATCCCGCTTTCCTCCTACCACTAAGACATGGGCACCACCTCTCCTCGTGCTGGTATTAGTCCTGctcagggagctgcaggagggagctggtCTGGTTGAAACGTAACCCAGCAAAACAGCTTTCACTGCCTGGCTGTATCTGTGCTAGTCCCGGCGTGAGGAGGAGGTAGGACTCTTTcttttatagaatcacagaatggtttgggttggaagggacctctcaaggccatctagtccaacccccctgccgtgggcagggacatcttcaactagatcagggtgctcagagccccgtccaacctgacctggaatgtttccagggatggggcatccaccacctctctgggcaacctgggccagggcttcaccaccctcagcgtaaacaatttcttccttagatctagtctgaatctacccccctttagtttaaagccattcccccttgtcctgtcgcaacaggccctgctaaaaagtctgccgccatcttttataagccccctttaagtactgacaggctgcaagaaggtgtccccggagccttctcttctccaggctgaacaaccccaactctctcagcctttcttcacaggagaggtgttccatccccctgatcattttcgtggccctcctctggacccgctccaacaggtccgtgtctttcttacgctgagggctccagagctggacgcagtgctgcaggtggggtctcaccagagcagagtagaggggcagtaGCCTGTGTTAAACGACAATTTTGGGATCGTTTTGCGTTGACCTGTACGAGTATCCTTCAGCATGGTAGCCAGCATGCGTTGTATTGATGAGTGGAGGCTGTAGGTCACATAGGGTTATATGTTGGTCTCCTCTCCAGCTTTTCCAACCCTTTCATGAGGAATCCCATTTTTCACCTATTTATAAATTTGTCCTGTTTCCTTTTGGTGTGCCAGAGTTCAGCATGTTTAAGGCTGAGGTAAGCCGTCGCGGCACCGCCTGGGAAAGCTCTTCCATAGGCTCGTTTAGTTTGGAGCTTCGTATTGCTCTTGCAGTTCGCCATCTCCTACATGGAGCCGACGGACTTTGCTGCGAGGGGTGTGATTCCTTGTCTCGGTTCTGGTATTACTTGGTGGGTGGGGGGCAGGAACCAATGCTTCCCATTGCCGTCACCACAAAACTAACTGTGCATCGCTTGCAGGTACATGAGTAGACCTGTGATGAGTGGCCCTGGTCTGTATGATCCTACAACCATCATGAACGCAGATATTTTAGCCTATTGCCAGAAAGAAGGATGGTGCAAATTAGCATTCTACCTTCTATCATTTTTTTACTACCTATATGGGTAagttttttcctctgtctctcaTCTAATCTTCAgtttggtgttttattttttttttttttgattgggcTCAATGCACAAGAGAAAGTTTGAACATAGGAATATATATAATGCCAACATTCCTGAAAAAGAATACACAATCATcgtttattctgttttaaaacgCAAGTCTTAATTTGGTCGGAATTACTAATTTGAATCTGTATACCATGACTGGAGACTTGAAAGCTCTGAGCTTTTCTTTTAAGCTTAATATAATaactgcgccccccccccccccccccccgagtgtTTTCATTAAGAAGCTGGAACAGTAATATTTCTGAAGTAGGTACTTTGatgtaaatgtgatttttgttGAAGTCAAAGGGTAGGGGAGTCGCTCCAGGAGTGAAAAGGGGTGAGGCGCACAAAAGCCAGTGCCGCCGCCTGGTTCCTCCTCCCAGTTCTTCCTTCAAGCCGAAAGCCAGCTCGCTGCTTGGTGTTCGCGTCTGTTCTGGGCGGTGTGACACGGGAACCGGTGCGCGGACCTCCTTCCTCTCGGCACGCCGCACTTCTTGCGACACAGCTGGAATAGTTCAGGCTTTTGACACCTAGGCATCGCGTTTCTGCAGGGTTCCCTGTTATAATGTCACTTGATGTAGCGACAGCTGGTTGTTGCATCAGTTCGTGTCGTGCTTTATAATCCCCTTACGTGTTTGTGTAAAACCTTCAGTCACGATCCATGTACCTCACACAGATTTGTTCCTTAGAATATGCGACTGTAAAATGAAATGTGTAACGCTAATCAAAATGGTGCatcttaatatttctgttttattttccagcatGATTTATGTTCTGGTGAGCTCTTAAGACGACATTCAGCAAGCTTTGTTCCAGTTAAGTGCATGCAAAAGCCACAAAACACGGATTCTTTACAACGAGAACCTCTTACCAAGATCAAATACGGAACCTGATGATTGCATTTGCGTTGGAAAACAATGACtcccctatttttaaaatatttccacattTTATACTTGTGGAAAGactgttttcttatattttactGGGACACTGAAATTAAAGAATTACATGTAAGTTAATATAACGGTTACTGGGTTTTGAGAAGTTTTGACTTTGCACTCCATAAGGAACAGCCATAATCTTCACGTAGGTATTCGTTACTGACTAGCCTTAGTACACTAGGGATTTTCTTTAGACTGGGCTTCATAGTGGCTCGTTTGGACTTGCGTATCCCGCTCTAACTATAAATCAGCCGTAGCTGCCGAGTGCTTGGGAAGGACTGGAGGCGCTGTGTGTGTTTGACCTGTAGGCGACGTTGGTCTTAAGAGATGAATTCGTGGACACGGTTGCAAAAATAGGAGTtctatttttggtttattttatttttttttctgtctggttaACCTTTCCCCGTATATGCATGGTTCGGAGACTATTGTATTTTCACCGAATGTTAGCCTTGCTTTAATCTCAAGCATATGTCATTGTGATAGGAGAAGTTGAACTGTCCACAAAGGTGTGAATTtaaatgatgatttttattttttttcaatgtctgtGCTGTCTTATTAACGAATGGACAAACCTGCAACATTTATCGAGTCCAATGATGAAAATACTCTCGAGTTTAAGAGTAATAGTACAgagcttttcaaagcagaaagtGAGATTGTGAAACTGCCCTGCTGTTCCTTAgtgcaataaataataaaaaaaaatctcaaattcagAAACACGTATTTTAACTggtgccttgttttgttttcaaattgaaCAGATCCTTGCTGTATTCATCTGTTTGCTTTATGATGGATAATTGCATTGCCTTTTCAAAATGGAACACTGAATCAAGTTATGTCTGGAAAAGGGAAGCTcccatttcctgcttttttttttcatgggtcTGCAGATAAATAGTagatggggcagggggaagatgTTTCAGGTAAACCGATAGTATTGCATTGTAAATTGTTACTGCAACAGCTGCTTAATTTAGGAGTCATAATTAGGAATCTTTTTCATTGTTCCCCAGCGCAGGTAAATGAATAGTTTCCCAGTTCTAGTAAAACGTTTTTGAATAAACTCTTTAGTTGTTCGCTTTGGGTCTCTCGGGTGTTAGATGCAATAAAAGTCGTACGAATGGCTGCACTGGGCTCGACCAGAAATCCAGATACTCCAGTACTGGCGTGTTGGGCAGTGGCAGCGACTGAGGAAAAAGATTGTGAAACAGGGCAGGTATTGAATATCTCTGCCCGAATAGTGGGAGAATGTGTTTGGAAACCTACCTGTTACAGATGTCCTGAGCTAGAGGCTTGGCATCTTACACAGCCCTTGAAtagcttttcttccattaattcaGTTGCTTTTTGAGCACATTTATAGCCTGGTATGGAAGATATGCCGAGATGGTGAGTTCTGCAATGGAATTGCTCAGTATGTAAAGAATACTTGTTTAAAAGTTCTGCCGGATTTCATTTGGTGCTCCTAAGCTCTTATTTTTTAAGACATACTGAAAATTTCCCCCTTTCCACCTTATTTATGCTGGGCACGATTGAGTAGACCTTCATCATGTCATCTGTCGAAGCGGAGAAGTCTGTGTAATCTCTTCTTGATTGGAAGTCCTTCTGTAGCTTTGTGATTATCCTTTCTCCTCCGCAAATGTTCCTTTTCTAAGCTGGAGGAGACCAGAACTATTGTCATCACACAAGATTTGGGTGCCCGGGGGATTTAGAATGGCAGTTGCTTGCTCTCTGCTTCTGAattcctctctttttctcatcTGGGGGGATGAGAACTCAGGCTGTGAGAACTTAAATTCTCTTTCCCAAGTCATAATAGATACCTGACAGCTTATTTCTATGTATATAAAATTGATTTTCTCACATGTGGTTCTCCTTTGCATTTATTGACACTTAATTTCACAGGTCCTCATTGCTCAAGCATTCAGTATtacaagatttttcattttttttttttttttcccccctgagtgTCCCAAAGCATTTGCAGCAGTTGCAGGCTTCATCTCATGGCCCTTGTTTTCTGTGCAGAGGCACGGGTTCCCACCCGCACACCTCTGGAGCTCTGCGAGGAGCCCCTCTGCACCGAAAACTCTTTATTCCTATTCTGCCATCCCTTTCGACCAGTTGTTAGTTGACAAGAGGATTTTCGTCTGTATGCAATAATAACGTTGAGGTTTTAgcaaaagaatttttgaaaggCTTTCTGGAAACTCAGGAATACTGTTCCTGTTGGAtcgtttttattttcctgctccttcagAGACTGCTGTAAGATATGACCTCAGCCTGCGTAAGCAAAACTAATTAACCCTTTTGTATGTTTGTATGTTTATTAATCTGTTACCGAAATGAGACTTCCTGGCTCATAGCCCCTAGCTCTCCTtggccttcaaaaaaaaaaaagaaaaaaatctctcattCCCTTGGTACTTGGGCCAATTTAAGCCAAGCTACGTGCCAGAATAAACAATGCAGGATTTACTGagttcaactgaaaaaaaaccttcttctgAAACCCGCCTCCAGCTGCGGAGCGGCTTCAGCCAGGAATACTTAGCAAAACGTTTGCAACGCTTGCACTGTCCTGTTGATGACGGGCTTTACGCATCTAATGTGAAAGTGCATATGAGTATTCCTGCACCGAGGAGTTCAGAGGTGAAAACAGCGCAGTAGCTTGGCAGTGCAGTTCTGCTGGTGAACTTGAATTCACCGCTAACCCCAGGagcaaaatgctgctttggagTCTGTCCTGCCCGCTGTGGTTAAGTACACGTGAACTGAAGAATTTAAGTAATCGCATTTCAAAGGTCTTTAAACTGTCAAAACGTCGCAGAGAAAGGTCAGGAGTGCACGTTAGAAGTTAAAAAGTCCTGTGAGAACCCAGCGGAGTCCTTCAGAGAATACTGTTTAGAAACCggtttcagcatttttatttttaaagaaaggttaaCGTCTAccagcacccacccagctgctaAGTGGTGTGAACGTTGTCATCTGTACCCAGCAATGTGAGCCTCGCATCTGAGTTTTACCGGAGTAGTCCTTGCAAAAGCAACTGATGCATGTGGAGAAGCACGTATGACGCCTAGCTAGAGTACCGGTCACTTTGCATTCAAAGCGTGGACGTGGTATTAATTGGTTGTGGGAGTTCCACAATCGGGAGGCAAAAGAT contains:
- the CNIH1 gene encoding protein cornichon homolog 1; its protein translation is MAFTFAAFCYMLALLLTAALIFFAIWHIIAFDELKTDYKNPIDQCNTLNPLVLPEYLIHAFFCVMFLCAAEWLTLGLNMPLLAYHIWRYMSRPVMSGPGLYDPTTIMNADILAYCQKEGWCKLAFYLLSFFYYLYGMIYVLVSS